The following proteins are encoded in a genomic region of Dyadobacter sp. UC 10:
- a CDS encoding SusC/RagA family TonB-linked outer membrane protein, whose translation MITYIKSGITATLAFLLLCTFGTAVLAQDLTETINGIVADEFGKPLKGVDIQSENGKNGTSTNDKGEFAMSIDDGSEAIIFSLYGYGNQKIQVADKQELEVTLKWDAHKKDEVIQLGYTLQLRNEVSGSVATVKGEELEKAPVANLTQTLAGRLPGLTTQETFSELSRANTNLYIRGLAAGRDGGPLVIIDGIICAYNSNQTLEYITANEIDNITILRDASTQALYGIQGANGLLVITTKRGKKGPLQIKTRFDQSMQQVTTKPPFYSSAEYAEMRNQSAFNDGLGANYLFSQQQIEGYRSGQDPTKYPNNNWYNRYIKEFANMQRASVNVTGGNDKVQFFSNINFMHQGGYFKTDQTNYNSNANNIWVNYRSNVDMNLNRYLKAFVRLSGNVKRERTPGVGNADVYSSIFQIPSTVYGPVTQPVVDASGEVIDKGGQVITTERVESPTYGMLNRTGYTRHTVTNITSQFGLDLDMGFLTKGLNLTGRLAYQTNSVGSLATKQDYERWVQASDSLGGGYIKKGAQNNTPLAYTKSHSYYYHLTYNVAMNYQRDFGRHRVGAMAYMFYQNLTRAENDSARMLPYNRVSSGFEVNYGFDNRYLLKLDLGYSGSEQYARNVRYTTTPAISAAWVISNEAFLKENRLLTYLKLRASYGKTANDESGLARYAYLDNVTVAGGGPIGSLQYVVNEGQVGNPNIQAEISKKQNYGIDLGFFNAVNLSVDVFQERMNNMIVSALSTIPLYQGIPLTNYPRLNSGSFENKGVDINLGYHKALSRDFSVFGNLMISYAKNKIINQNEALKTKDYAYRKWQEGYSFGQKFGYLVDYSNGNGYFNSQSEIDQSNLEYGFGTPRPGDLKYRDLNGDSKIDERDKAPIGTGMLPSTIYSLSAGFTYKNFDLSFLFQGVGNYATIDTANTIGVWETDFDGVYGSQHRHAWTAERYANGEEITSPALSLGKSVNHEIGDYYVNNRSYLRLKNVEIGYTLPATLSRAILAEKIRILVSGQNLITWDKMRSKDFGPEGGGFAGFPVYRVFNAGISVIF comes from the coding sequence ATGATAACATATATAAAATCCGGCATTACCGCTACCCTGGCATTCCTGCTGCTCTGCACATTTGGCACTGCAGTACTTGCCCAGGACCTGACCGAAACGATCAATGGTATCGTGGCCGATGAATTTGGAAAACCGCTGAAAGGTGTGGATATCCAGTCAGAGAATGGAAAAAACGGCACTTCTACCAACGATAAGGGGGAGTTTGCGATGAGTATCGACGACGGCAGCGAGGCCATCATTTTTTCACTTTATGGTTACGGGAACCAAAAGATCCAGGTGGCCGATAAGCAGGAGCTTGAAGTAACGCTGAAATGGGACGCCCATAAGAAAGATGAAGTCATCCAGCTGGGCTATACTTTACAGCTCAGAAATGAAGTATCTGGCTCCGTGGCGACTGTAAAAGGAGAGGAACTGGAAAAAGCCCCGGTAGCAAACCTGACACAGACGCTGGCCGGACGCCTGCCCGGCCTGACCACCCAGGAAACGTTTTCAGAGCTGTCGAGGGCAAACACCAATTTATATATCAGGGGATTGGCGGCCGGCAGGGACGGCGGCCCGCTGGTGATCATCGACGGGATCATTTGTGCTTATAACAGTAACCAGACGCTTGAATACATCACTGCGAACGAAATTGACAACATTACCATCTTGCGTGATGCATCTACCCAGGCGCTGTACGGTATCCAGGGAGCAAACGGATTACTGGTGATCACAACCAAGAGAGGAAAAAAAGGGCCTTTGCAGATCAAAACGCGTTTTGATCAGTCGATGCAGCAGGTTACGACCAAGCCACCTTTTTACAGCTCGGCGGAATATGCGGAAATGCGTAATCAGTCGGCATTCAATGACGGCCTGGGGGCAAACTACCTTTTCAGTCAGCAGCAGATCGAAGGTTACCGTTCCGGGCAGGACCCGACCAAGTACCCGAATAACAACTGGTATAACCGTTACATCAAAGAATTCGCCAACATGCAGCGCGCAAGTGTAAATGTGACTGGCGGGAATGATAAAGTGCAGTTCTTTTCCAATATCAACTTCATGCACCAGGGAGGGTATTTCAAAACGGACCAGACCAACTACAATTCGAATGCGAACAATATCTGGGTAAACTACCGGTCGAATGTAGACATGAACCTGAACCGTTACCTGAAAGCATTTGTGCGTTTGAGCGGTAATGTAAAAAGGGAGCGCACGCCGGGCGTGGGCAATGCAGATGTGTATTCAAGCATATTTCAGATACCTTCAACCGTTTACGGACCGGTGACACAGCCCGTGGTTGATGCCTCCGGAGAAGTAATAGACAAAGGCGGACAGGTAATTACGACCGAGCGCGTCGAATCTCCTACTTACGGAATGCTGAACCGGACAGGGTACACCCGGCATACGGTCACAAATATTACTTCGCAGTTCGGGCTGGACCTGGATATGGGCTTTCTTACAAAAGGCCTGAACCTGACAGGCAGGCTGGCTTACCAGACCAATTCGGTAGGAAGTCTTGCAACCAAGCAGGATTATGAGCGCTGGGTGCAAGCCAGTGATTCTTTGGGAGGAGGTTATATCAAAAAAGGCGCACAAAATAACACCCCGCTGGCCTATACCAAATCGCATTCCTACTATTACCACCTGACCTACAATGTGGCCATGAATTACCAGCGCGACTTCGGCAGGCATCGGGTAGGCGCGATGGCTTATATGTTTTACCAAAACCTGACGCGGGCTGAAAACGATTCTGCGAGAATGCTGCCTTATAACAGGGTAAGTTCTGGATTTGAGGTGAATTATGGTTTTGATAACAGATATCTGCTAAAATTAGACCTGGGTTATTCGGGTTCGGAACAATACGCGAGAAACGTCCGCTACACGACAACACCAGCAATTTCGGCCGCCTGGGTTATTTCAAATGAAGCGTTTTTGAAGGAAAACCGCTTACTGACCTACCTGAAACTGAGGGCTTCTTATGGCAAAACCGCCAATGATGAGAGCGGGCTGGCCAGGTATGCTTATCTCGATAATGTGACCGTAGCGGGCGGCGGGCCCATCGGATCACTGCAATATGTAGTCAATGAAGGACAGGTAGGCAACCCCAATATTCAGGCGGAAATTTCCAAAAAACAGAACTACGGTATTGATCTCGGCTTTTTTAATGCGGTGAATTTGTCTGTGGATGTGTTTCAGGAAAGAATGAACAATATGATCGTCAGCGCACTTTCGACGATCCCGCTTTACCAGGGCATTCCATTGACCAATTACCCAAGATTGAATTCAGGAAGTTTTGAGAATAAGGGTGTAGATATTAACCTCGGCTACCACAAAGCGTTGAGCCGTGATTTTTCAGTTTTCGGAAACCTGATGATCAGCTATGCAAAGAATAAAATCATCAATCAGAATGAAGCACTGAAAACCAAGGATTATGCATATCGCAAATGGCAGGAAGGTTATTCTTTTGGTCAGAAATTCGGGTATCTGGTCGATTACAGCAATGGAAACGGCTATTTCAATTCTCAATCCGAAATTGACCAGAGCAACCTCGAATATGGCTTCGGGACACCACGGCCCGGCGATTTGAAGTACCGTGACCTGAATGGTGATTCCAAGATCGATGAAAGAGACAAAGCGCCGATCGGAACGGGAATGCTGCCCAGCACGATTTATTCACTTTCGGCCGGTTTTACTTATAAAAATTTCGACCTGAGTTTCCTTTTTCAGGGTGTGGGTAACTACGCAACCATCGATACCGCGAATACGATCGGCGTTTGGGAAACTGATTTTGATGGTGTATACGGTTCGCAGCACCGCCATGCATGGACAGCAGAAAGGTATGCGAATGGTGAAGAGATCACTTCCCCAGCATTATCGCTTGGTAAAAGTGTCAACCACGAAATAGGAGATTATTACGTGAACAACCGCTCGTACCTGCGCCTGAAAAATGTAGAGATCGGCTACACACTCCCGGCGACATTATCCCGCGCCATTTTAGCTGAAAAAATCAGGATCCTGGTAAGCGGGCAAAACCTCATTACCTGGGATAAAATGAGATCGAAAGACTTCGGCCCCGAAGGTGGCGGCTTTGCGGGTTTCCCTGTTTACCGGGTGTTTAATGCGGGTATCAGCGTCATTTTCTAA
- a CDS encoding RagB/SusD family nutrient uptake outer membrane protein translates to MKKYKILLLTCSVVAMLVSCNEKLDLPSDGRITMDQVFSDYNRTRGYLNSCYGFTPKPYMDRASFTDEAQDADDITPGSKYIVWYGGNVTSLTYPTNSADGSPWGKLYEGIRKCNVFIENIKTATVYASEGEKNSWIAQAHTLRALYYLQLIKRYGGVPIFDKPLEIDHDFSQDKRATFAEVVTFILADCDKALSYPATREGLSWDVFDNQYGIMTRAVAYAVKSQAVTYAASPLWTDGTYTWQNATTITAEALGQCLANGYRLFDEKPAANIAQNSYALYFFTSSNDQRATDKETIYHAGDAMQVWRFAGMPTNPGMERTGPCPTQDLVDSYEMANGQAPITGYSDAIRTTPIINAASGYKETDPYTGRDPRFYASIYYNGAVRNLDQPAGKKVETFVGGAEEISDINRKHTRTGYYLRKFNNFRSGQNNDADGAIRLFRLAELYLNFAEAANQSVGPDAAVPVGTQSMSARQAVNMVRTRAGMPGFPAGMTKEAFEKKYRNERRIELAFEEHRFFDVRRWKILADTDRFVTGMRITRSGTNFVYRRFKFANRNAFSDKYLMYPIDQAEVDKIIGLSGADWQNPGWLD, encoded by the coding sequence ATGAAAAAATATAAAATACTTCTGCTAACATGCTCGGTGGTTGCCATGCTGGTTTCCTGCAACGAAAAGCTGGACTTGCCCAGCGACGGCCGCATTACGATGGACCAGGTTTTCAGTGACTATAACAGGACAAGGGGTTACCTCAATTCCTGCTACGGTTTTACGCCGAAACCTTACATGGACCGCGCGTCATTTACCGACGAGGCGCAGGATGCAGACGATATCACGCCGGGGTCAAAATACATTGTCTGGTACGGCGGGAATGTCACTTCGCTTACATATCCGACTAATTCCGCAGATGGAAGTCCATGGGGAAAACTCTACGAGGGAATCCGGAAATGCAATGTTTTTATTGAGAATATAAAGACAGCGACGGTGTATGCCAGCGAAGGCGAAAAAAATTCCTGGATCGCCCAGGCGCACACTTTGCGTGCATTGTACTATCTGCAACTGATCAAACGCTACGGCGGGGTGCCGATTTTTGACAAGCCGCTCGAAATCGACCACGATTTTTCGCAGGATAAGAGGGCGACTTTCGCGGAGGTAGTTACATTCATTCTGGCAGATTGTGATAAAGCATTGTCTTATCCGGCAACGCGAGAGGGTTTATCGTGGGATGTATTTGACAATCAATATGGCATCATGACAAGAGCGGTTGCTTATGCGGTTAAATCGCAGGCGGTAACCTATGCGGCCAGCCCGCTCTGGACCGACGGAACCTATACCTGGCAAAATGCTACAACCATTACTGCCGAAGCTCTGGGTCAATGTCTGGCAAACGGTTACCGGCTCTTTGACGAAAAACCAGCCGCCAACATCGCCCAGAATTCTTACGCACTTTACTTTTTTACAAGTTCCAACGACCAGCGGGCAACAGATAAGGAGACGATTTACCATGCAGGCGATGCTATGCAGGTGTGGCGGTTTGCAGGCATGCCGACCAACCCTGGCATGGAAAGGACCGGCCCCTGTCCTACACAAGATCTGGTGGACAGCTATGAAATGGCAAACGGCCAGGCCCCGATTACCGGCTATTCCGACGCTATCCGAACGACTCCGATCATTAATGCAGCTTCGGGTTATAAGGAAACAGATCCATACACAGGTCGTGATCCCCGTTTTTATGCTTCAATTTATTACAATGGCGCAGTCAGGAACCTGGACCAGCCGGCCGGGAAAAAGGTGGAAACATTTGTAGGAGGTGCAGAAGAGATTTCAGATATCAACCGCAAACATACGCGCACAGGCTACTATCTGCGCAAATTCAACAATTTCAGGTCTGGGCAGAACAATGATGCCGACGGTGCGATCCGGCTTTTCCGTCTGGCAGAGCTGTATCTGAATTTTGCGGAAGCCGCTAATCAATCGGTAGGCCCGGATGCGGCTGTGCCGGTTGGTACACAAAGCATGTCGGCGCGACAGGCGGTGAATATGGTACGCACCCGGGCAGGAATGCCTGGTTTCCCGGCAGGGATGACCAAAGAAGCTTTTGAAAAAAAATACAGAAATGAGCGCCGCATTGAGCTGGCATTCGAGGAGCACCGCTTTTTTGACGTCCGCCGCTGGAAGATACTGGCGGATACCGACCGGTTTGTAACGGGTATGCGGATCACCAGAAGCGGTACTAACTTCGTTTACAGAAGGTTCAAATTCGCCAACCGGAATGCATTTTCCGACAAATACCTGATGTATCCGATCGATCAGGCCGAGGTGGACAAGATCATCGGATTATCCGGCGCCGACTGGCAAAACCCCGGCTGGCTGGATTAA
- a CDS encoding sugar phosphate isomerase/epimerase family protein has protein sequence MKFGINTYLFASPFTNDGVSWFPKFKEWGFDFVEIAVEDPAHIDPVFVKMALDAAGLECRSVCAATGPGRDLRGNKKEQITSMEYVQALIDIAPVLGSTLVAGPIYSSVGRADLYEEDKKAKQWHTAVSNLRKLAAYAAENGVKLAIEPLNRYETDMVNTCDQALRMIADVGSDNLLVHLDSFHMNLEEKDPALAIRNAGSKLGLLHASGSDRGTPGGDQINWDRIFAALDHINYQGDIVIESFTPDVKIIAKAASIWRTIEPSKESIAIDGLHFLRSLAF, from the coding sequence ATGAAATTCGGGATCAACACATACTTGTTCGCCTCACCTTTTACAAATGATGGCGTTTCCTGGTTTCCGAAATTCAAGGAATGGGGTTTTGATTTCGTTGAGATTGCAGTTGAAGATCCTGCGCATATTGATCCGGTTTTTGTGAAAATGGCGTTGGATGCTGCCGGTCTGGAATGTCGCTCGGTATGCGCGGCAACCGGTCCGGGGCGTGATTTGAGAGGAAATAAAAAGGAGCAGATCACGTCGATGGAATATGTGCAGGCGCTCATTGATATTGCGCCGGTACTGGGCAGCACGCTGGTGGCTGGGCCAATTTATTCTTCGGTTGGAAGGGCTGACCTATATGAGGAAGATAAAAAAGCCAAACAATGGCACACAGCAGTTTCTAATCTCCGTAAGCTCGCTGCCTATGCAGCCGAAAACGGGGTTAAGCTGGCGATTGAACCGCTTAACCGATATGAAACTGATATGGTGAATACCTGCGATCAGGCATTGCGAATGATAGCAGATGTAGGAAGCGACAACCTGCTGGTTCATCTCGATTCATTTCATATGAACCTGGAAGAAAAGGATCCCGCGCTGGCGATCAGGAATGCAGGAAGTAAGCTGGGCCTGTTACATGCTTCCGGCAGCGACCGGGGTACGCCTGGCGGGGACCAGATCAACTGGGACCGTATTTTCGCAGCGCTAGACCACATTAATTACCAGGGGGATATTGTAATAGAATCATTTACTCCTGACGTGAAAATTATTGCGAAGGCGGCTTCCATATGGCGGACTATCGAACCTTCAAAGGAATCCATCGCGATCGACGGTCTTCATTTTCTGCGGTCTCTGGCATTTTAA
- a CDS encoding PVC-type heme-binding CxxCH protein: protein MNDHFKKSRLGGTIALSAVLFLYAQSCSAPKNQAVKGSNISSSAQLSPELFAEHIRTTEFKTPEEERKNFILPPGFEVTLFASEPDITKPINMEFDDRGRLWVTQSSEYPVAAGQGDGKDRITILEDKNGDGKADTFTNFDDNLNIPIGVMPVADGAIAYSIPNLYYFKDDNNDGKADSKKVLLGPFGHKDTHGMVNNLMRGYDGWLHVCHGFSNTSNVAGTDGDTIKMTSGNTFRVKLDGSHVEQTTFGRVNPFGYAYDEKGYLYSVDCHTKPITQLISGGDYPHFGKKAPAGLGFAPAMMSYDLGATALAGLVYYTGTQFPEQYRNSFYTGDVVTCRIDRNTMTFNGSTPVSKKEEPLLVSKDPWFRPVDVKLGPDGAIYVADFYNRIIGHYEVALNHPGRDRLSGRIWKITYKGSEPHQDMPVTDWSKATLDQLMAGLKHPQLNTRLKVADRIVDTWKEQAVGPVKNLLNAQDKVASVHGLWILNRLGALDIDILKKAITNHDPVLRVHAFRIVKENKAISEDTYALVVNAVRSDSDPSVRRVAAEILGKFPRIENVPLLLALHDQTDSGDTHLKYTAMLAIRDNLLNRSVLWRIPGMKWSDEQSAVLTKAMLDVPSSSAAAFVLDYTLSHNLPSTELVKNLEYIARYASPYQLEKAIDLINTRFADNTETQLSLYNTIQTGMKQSGMAPGQKMIAWGNALSTKILGGITESGETWKNRPVLKTAEPGNPWIVTEQFLTDITPAFRIILSEKNGYAPTGALYSLPFKLPAALKMNVFDNDIHNLPEKKGVSRNAVRVRLAEGGKIIKEYRLNQKETSQWKDLIQSATFDLSAYAGQMGYIEAVDSSQTGSVGFGKLEPAVLEIPAKAPGIISDQRVAAAGIAGEFRIKALEPKLKDMLKAKWLDYPVRSAAASALMNIDPKANVSVLAEVFDDPGELPVLREKLASSISQAPSPSIYEMLKKQLAGGARNLQVAIATVLANTSQGIDYLLGAFKEESANPDIANEIAVKERLDVNANAGQQDQIQKYIAAGADEREERQKLIDTRIANFKPATGLTDAGKAVFIQNCSGCHQILGQGGMVGPQLDGIGNWGHKALTQKILDPNRNITEAFRTYNITLKNDQTLTGLYRRTEGETMVFADMTGKEFAVVKNDMKEYRASKYTLMPDQFKNIIPEKDFYALLDYLLSVK, encoded by the coding sequence ATGAATGATCACTTCAAGAAGTCCCGGCTTGGCGGTACTATCGCTTTATCCGCGGTACTTTTTCTTTATGCACAAAGTTGCAGTGCTCCTAAAAATCAAGCTGTTAAGGGTAGTAATATTTCAAGCTCCGCGCAGCTGTCACCGGAGCTTTTTGCCGAGCATATTCGCACTACCGAGTTCAAAACACCAGAGGAAGAGCGTAAGAATTTTATATTGCCGCCCGGATTTGAGGTAACCCTTTTCGCCTCCGAACCAGACATTACCAAGCCGATCAATATGGAATTCGACGACAGGGGCCGGCTTTGGGTCACCCAGTCTTCCGAATATCCTGTTGCCGCAGGGCAGGGCGACGGGAAGGACCGGATCACCATTTTGGAAGATAAAAATGGGGATGGTAAAGCGGATACTTTTACAAATTTCGACGATAACCTGAATATTCCTATCGGTGTAATGCCCGTAGCCGACGGTGCGATTGCGTACAGTATTCCGAATCTGTATTATTTCAAAGACGACAACAACGACGGGAAAGCCGACAGCAAAAAAGTGCTCCTGGGGCCTTTTGGCCACAAGGACACCCATGGGATGGTGAACAACCTGATGCGCGGTTACGACGGCTGGTTGCACGTTTGTCATGGTTTTTCAAATACTTCCAATGTGGCAGGTACCGATGGAGATACCATCAAGATGACTTCAGGAAATACCTTTCGGGTAAAGCTGGACGGCAGCCACGTGGAGCAAACGACTTTCGGGCGGGTCAATCCGTTTGGTTACGCTTATGACGAAAAAGGATATTTGTATTCAGTGGATTGTCACACAAAACCAATCACCCAGCTGATATCTGGTGGCGATTATCCGCATTTTGGCAAAAAAGCGCCCGCAGGATTGGGTTTTGCGCCTGCTATGATGAGCTATGATCTGGGGGCCACGGCACTTGCCGGGCTGGTTTACTACACCGGTACCCAGTTTCCGGAACAGTACAGGAACAGCTTTTACACCGGGGATGTAGTGACTTGCCGTATTGACCGCAATACCATGACCTTCAACGGTTCGACGCCCGTTTCTAAAAAAGAGGAGCCGCTTCTGGTGAGCAAAGATCCGTGGTTCAGGCCGGTGGATGTGAAACTGGGACCTGACGGCGCGATTTATGTGGCTGATTTTTACAATCGGATCATCGGACATTATGAAGTAGCATTGAACCACCCCGGCCGCGACAGGCTGAGCGGCCGGATTTGGAAAATCACCTACAAAGGCAGCGAGCCGCACCAGGATATGCCGGTTACCGACTGGTCGAAAGCGACACTGGACCAGCTGATGGCCGGGTTGAAACATCCGCAGCTGAATACGCGGTTGAAAGTAGCGGACCGGATCGTGGATACATGGAAGGAGCAAGCGGTAGGCCCTGTCAAAAATCTGCTGAATGCGCAGGATAAGGTTGCCTCGGTTCATGGTTTATGGATTTTGAACAGGCTCGGGGCATTGGATATTGATATTTTGAAAAAGGCGATCACAAATCATGATCCTGTTCTCCGGGTTCACGCATTTCGCATTGTAAAAGAAAACAAAGCAATTTCTGAGGATACTTATGCGCTGGTCGTAAACGCAGTTCGGTCGGATAGCGATCCCTCCGTCCGGCGGGTTGCTGCGGAGATTTTGGGTAAGTTTCCACGCATTGAAAACGTGCCGCTTTTACTTGCATTACACGATCAGACAGATTCCGGAGACACGCATTTAAAATATACCGCCATGCTCGCGATCCGGGATAATTTGCTGAATCGAAGTGTCTTGTGGCGTATTCCGGGAATGAAATGGAGCGATGAACAATCGGCGGTGCTTACAAAAGCAATGCTCGATGTTCCTTCAAGTTCAGCGGCGGCATTTGTATTGGATTATACATTATCACATAATCTGCCTTCCACGGAACTGGTTAAAAATCTGGAATATATAGCCAGGTATGCTTCGCCTTACCAGCTTGAAAAGGCGATTGATCTGATCAATACCCGGTTTGCGGACAATACGGAAACGCAGCTTTCACTATACAATACCATTCAGACGGGGATGAAGCAAAGTGGCATGGCACCGGGACAAAAGATGATCGCCTGGGGTAATGCGCTGTCGACGAAAATTTTGGGAGGTATCACCGAAAGTGGGGAAACCTGGAAAAACAGGCCGGTATTGAAAACGGCTGAGCCAGGCAATCCCTGGATTGTCACCGAGCAGTTTCTGACTGATATTACGCCTGCTTTCCGTATAATTTTAAGTGAAAAAAATGGCTATGCCCCTACGGGCGCGCTGTACTCGTTGCCATTTAAGTTGCCTGCGGCGTTGAAAATGAATGTATTTGACAACGATATTCACAATCTGCCGGAAAAAAAGGGGGTATCGCGGAATGCTGTACGGGTGAGGTTGGCGGAGGGTGGAAAAATTATTAAAGAATATCGCTTAAATCAGAAAGAAACCAGTCAGTGGAAAGACCTGATCCAGAGTGCCACTTTTGATTTGAGCGCTTACGCAGGGCAAATGGGTTATATCGAGGCTGTTGACAGTTCACAGACCGGCTCGGTTGGATTTGGGAAGCTGGAACCTGCGGTACTCGAAATTCCTGCCAAGGCGCCGGGTATCATATCCGATCAGAGAGTTGCAGCTGCCGGGATCGCAGGTGAATTTAGAATTAAAGCACTTGAACCGAAACTGAAAGACATGCTGAAAGCCAAATGGCTGGATTATCCCGTGCGCAGTGCAGCGGCGAGTGCATTGATGAATATAGATCCAAAAGCAAATGTGAGTGTGCTGGCGGAGGTTTTCGATGATCCGGGAGAATTGCCGGTTTTGAGGGAAAAGCTGGCATCGTCGATTAGTCAGGCGCCTTCTCCATCTATTTACGAAATGCTGAAAAAGCAGCTGGCGGGCGGTGCACGTAATTTGCAGGTTGCAATTGCTACCGTACTTGCCAACACTTCGCAAGGGATCGACTATTTACTTGGGGCATTTAAAGAGGAGTCGGCGAATCCGGATATTGCCAATGAAATCGCGGTCAAAGAAAGGCTGGATGTGAATGCCAACGCAGGTCAGCAAGATCAGATACAAAAATATATTGCTGCGGGAGCCGATGAGCGGGAAGAACGGCAGAAACTGATCGATACCCGAATTGCCAATTTCAAGCCTGCAACGGGACTAACAGACGCAGGAAAGGCAGTTTTTATTCAGAACTGCAGTGGCTGTCACCAGATTTTAGGGCAGGGGGGAATGGTTGGTCCGCAGCTCGACGGCATCGGTAACTGGGGACACAAAGCATTGACCCAAAAGATTCTTGACCCCAACAGGAATATAACCGAGGCCTTTCGTACTTATAATATCACATTAAAAAATGACCAGACTCTAACGGGCTTATATCGCAGAACGGAAGGCGAAACAATGGTTTTTGCAGATATGACGGGGAAGGAGTTCGCAGTAGTCAAAAATGATATGAAAGAATACCGGGCTTCCAAGTACACATTGATGCCGGACCAGTTCAAGAATATCATACCTGAAAAGGATTTTTACGCGCTGCTGGATTATTTACTAAGTGTAAAGTAA
- a CDS encoding FG-GAP repeat domain-containing protein, with product MHHKMNYLFLLALLVTCYAHAQTKGKKGADIQFKKTELTKRFISEGAAIGDVNKDGKKDVLAGAYWFEAPAWKAHEIMKPDTFQVNGGYSNSFLDYAMDVNQDGWIDLIRIDWPGKAAYWHENPKGKTGHWPAHMIHSSVGNESPMMVDIDGDGRLDLLCNDPTAKKVIWLKCPAKKGDVAWEKYTISNDPNNSTHMYTHGIGYGDINGDGRKDVLVKAGWWEGPAEGPAKHGKKEDWKFHPADLGKDCSQMYVLDLNGDGLNDVLSASAHDYGVWWHEQQKDAQGNIIWRHHTIDDTFSQTHGLEMKDINGDGNIDFITGKRYFAHHGNDPGEFEPAVVYWFEYKPGKTPTWVRHEVDSNSGVGLHVTVEDINNDGLLDIVTGNKKGVRVLTQQKGK from the coding sequence ATGCATCACAAAATGAACTACCTCTTTCTGCTGGCATTATTGGTCACCTGCTATGCGCATGCTCAGACAAAAGGGAAGAAAGGGGCGGATATTCAATTCAAAAAGACAGAACTGACCAAAAGATTTATTTCAGAAGGTGCTGCAATAGGAGATGTGAATAAGGATGGGAAAAAGGATGTTCTCGCCGGGGCGTACTGGTTTGAAGCGCCTGCCTGGAAAGCGCATGAAATTATGAAACCTGATACTTTTCAGGTAAATGGCGGGTATAGCAACTCATTTCTGGACTACGCAATGGACGTAAACCAGGACGGCTGGATTGACTTGATCCGGATCGACTGGCCGGGGAAGGCGGCATATTGGCATGAAAACCCGAAAGGAAAAACGGGACACTGGCCTGCGCATATGATTCACTCATCTGTCGGAAATGAGTCGCCGATGATGGTGGATATCGACGGTGACGGCAGGCTTGATCTGCTTTGTAACGATCCTACCGCCAAGAAAGTAATCTGGCTGAAATGTCCTGCAAAAAAAGGTGACGTTGCCTGGGAGAAATATACGATCAGTAACGATCCCAATAATTCAACCCACATGTACACGCATGGAATAGGGTATGGGGATATCAATGGAGACGGGCGCAAAGATGTGCTCGTCAAGGCGGGTTGGTGGGAAGGCCCGGCGGAGGGGCCGGCCAAGCATGGAAAAAAGGAAGACTGGAAGTTTCATCCTGCGGATTTAGGCAAAGATTGCTCGCAGATGTACGTACTGGATCTGAACGGTGACGGATTGAATGACGTATTGAGTGCCTCGGCCCACGACTATGGTGTTTGGTGGCATGAGCAGCAAAAGGATGCACAGGGCAATATAATCTGGCGGCACCATACGATTGATGACACTTTTTCGCAAACGCACGGACTGGAAATGAAGGATATCAATGGTGACGGAAATATCGATTTTATAACCGGTAAAAGGTATTTTGCGCATCATGGAAACGATCCGGGAGAATTTGAACCGGCGGTAGTGTACTGGTTTGAATACAAACCTGGCAAAACGCCGACCTGGGTCCGGCATGAAGTGGACAGCAATTCGGGCGTTGGATTACACGTGACTGTTGAAGATATTAACAATGACGGGCTGCTGGATATTGTTACCGGCAATAAGAAAGGTGTGAGAGTTCTGACGCAGCAAAAAGGTAAATAA